A section of the Methanothermobacter sp. genome encodes:
- a CDS encoding tetratricopeptide repeat protein, with amino-acid sequence MPILSFSSRDIDLVTGKRTMTIRRKWKRPLRVGDRLHCYWNLVSKDREKVFEAVVTDVETVRFAELRKNDELAREDGFRDARELEEEFKRMYQGDVDDETEFQVIRFRKLPVEEWEGKKIDEKAMITRRADILFDSGKFNKSRLCYTAALRIDPDDVYVLNRLADNLTRLGRFDEALENYRRAIRIDPENPYIWNNMAITLLNAGEVDEALEASSRALKIRSQDPALLYWRGVMLEVAEKPVEALEFYEKAIERDPRNAELWTARGNLLSELGRMEDALESYNNALELALEDEQDPHLWNRKGNALLELERFEEAVECYRRAIEMDPENDVYWTNLGVALLELERFEEALDSFSRALQLNPENEDAEILLEECLENL; translated from the coding sequence TTGCCCATACTATCATTCAGCAGCAGGGACATCGACCTTGTAACCGGGAAAAGGACCATGACCATACGCCGGAAATGGAAGAGACCCCTCAGGGTGGGTGATCGCCTTCACTGCTACTGGAACCTTGTCTCCAAGGACCGAGAGAAGGTATTCGAGGCAGTGGTCACAGACGTTGAAACCGTCAGGTTCGCTGAGCTCAGGAAAAACGATGAACTGGCAAGGGAGGATGGTTTCAGGGATGCCAGGGAACTGGAGGAAGAATTCAAAAGGATGTACCAGGGCGACGTGGATGATGAAACCGAATTCCAGGTTATAAGGTTCAGGAAGCTTCCAGTGGAGGAATGGGAGGGCAAAAAGATCGATGAAAAGGCCATGATAACCAGGAGGGCTGACATACTCTTTGATTCAGGAAAATTCAATAAATCCCGCCTGTGCTACACTGCAGCCCTCCGCATTGACCCTGACGATGTTTACGTGCTCAACAGACTGGCAGACAATCTCACAAGGCTTGGGAGATTCGATGAAGCACTTGAAAACTACAGGAGAGCCATAAGAATAGATCCCGAAAATCCATATATATGGAACAATATGGCCATAACCCTCCTTAACGCCGGTGAAGTGGATGAGGCACTTGAGGCCAGTTCAAGGGCCCTGAAGATAAGGTCCCAGGACCCTGCCCTGCTTTACTGGAGGGGTGTTATGCTCGAGGTGGCTGAAAAACCGGTTGAAGCCCTTGAATTCTATGAGAAGGCAATTGAAAGGGACCCCCGGAATGCTGAATTATGGACAGCAAGGGGAAACCTTCTCTCGGAACTTGGAAGGATGGAGGATGCCCTGGAATCCTACAACAATGCCCTTGAACTGGCCCTTGAAGATGAACAGGACCCCCATCTCTGGAACCGTAAGGGCAACGCCCTCCTTGAGCTTGAAAGATTTGAAGAGGCCGTTGAATGCTACAGAAGGGCCATTGAAATGGATCCAGAGAATGATGTCTACTGGACCAACCTAGGTGTTGCGCTGCTGGAACTTGAAAGATTTGAAGAGGCCCTGGATTCATTCAGCAGGGCCCTCCAGTTAAACCCTGAAAATGAGGATGCTGAGATACTCCTGGAGGAGTGCCTTGAAAACCTCTAG